Proteins from a single region of Thamnophis elegans isolate rThaEle1 chromosome 17, rThaEle1.pri, whole genome shotgun sequence:
- the LOC116519774 gene encoding uncharacterized protein C11orf98-like, whose translation MVAPSGKINRPRTELRKKLFKRRRVLSKEKRKKHRIVGAVVDEDLITVHHLKKRSSSSRANITLSGKKKRKLLKQIRHATKAKAEMQVDVSPARGGKKKKKKEEVTPKDCPDVEMVAADVTPGLES comes from the exons ATGGTGGCTCCTTCCGGGAAGATTAACCGGCCGCGGACG GAGCTGCGGAAAAAACTCTTCAAGCGGCGCCGTGTCCTGagcaaggagaagagaaagaaacacCGGATTGTGGGAGCTGTGGTGGATGAAGATCTTATCACCGTGCATCACCTGAAAAAGCGATC ATCTAGTTCGCGGGCAAATATTACTCTCtcgggaaagaagaagaggaaactgCTGAAACAAATTCGTCACGCCACTAAGGCAAAAGCAGAAATGCAGG TTGATGTTTCTCCAGCCCGgggtggaaaaaagaagaagaaaaaggaggaggtaACTCCAAAAGACTGTCCAGATGTTGAGATGGTGGCAGCTGACGTGACACCAGGATTGGAAAGCTGA
- the LOC116519773 gene encoding integrator complex subunit 5-like, translating to MSALCDPAGVVGPPGSAPSPKPAAVPPSLSSQELAQEIKAFLSGVDPIHGNKLTIKEHARCAILLLRNLPPARSAVLEHLRSVFDEYVCTYLLELEAGDGGMGGLRSQGPNLDDVVSEIQAVLSEFVRLNPKAWAALVSSWSIDLMGQLSSKYAGRHDVPHASSLNELLQLWMSCKATRVLMEIYTQCLSSMINTCPDACVDALLDTSVQHSPHFDWVVAHIGSSFPNTIINRVLSCGLKDFCVHGTASSDLLLFPSSAAADKRVPKIASVVGILGHLASRHSESIKQELLRMFHRSLGPSRDQQQKATVPFLLQLAVMSPTLLSTISAELVESLKPAVLNQLHQHFAALPRDELENMVSIVVHLICQTSGGAYRTLQFLVNTAMPASVITTPGLAVHDSVREACDRVIQLLLLNLQKLVYNRGSASLAEVPPRPVPFLDDLKNHTQELCMETLKLERKRFLWLHQLLVLLSVYSTPSCASEALFYLLTLAKSQEELSLATQLYTVLSSCMTDLLAALVKKSVRQLHAGFLSEQHMAQLFRNLALILQWEGESPASMGRQLGQAVSSHVYDFGQLLLHSNPEVAQAAALLLSVCPMPRAIRPAHLLFLIRSSVHHFFSVLREKSPAGISYASRLLCGLSGASPTASKAILQYLVEGALHQGNAELFGGTVEPPAARNDVTLEATKLSLLDINRRFMAAVNFSGSVWSVFHAGVIGRGLKPPQASHRQEPEQISHNVQVFLSLLLRCCGAGRSGPSELPRGNAISPEAAKTVAVVLVETVCPDVTNSELAWPPEEHTRNTVERDIRIGRSFRDNPLLFQLLKLVAVGRPALCYCSVLLRGLMATLMAHWEACRENDTTSFPWPLQASCALVACMGEGHLLPPVLSNMHEIFDQLAPFEVHLLLLSVWDYMRDNSPLPQKFSFDASTGLFFRDFSRDTDAGKYLYVLHSVVHKNIDRLGLLSGRFHP from the exons ATGTCCGCTCTGTGCGATCCGGCGGGGGTGGTGGGGCCTCCGGGGTCGGCCCCCAGCCCCAAACCGGCCGCTGTGCCTCCGTCGCTCag TTCCCAAGAATTGGCCCAGGAGATCAAAGCTTTCCTCAGTGGCGTGGACCCCATTCATGGGAACAAGCTCACCATCAAGGAACACGCTCGTTGTGCCATTTTACTGCTGCGCAACTTGCCTCCCGCTCGCAGCGCCGTGCTGGAGCACCTCCGGAGTGTCTTTGATGAATACGTTTGCACCTACCTTCTGGAACTGGAGGCCGGCGACGGCGGGATGGGGGGCCTCCGCTCCCAGGGTCCTAACCTGGACGACGTGGTGTCGGAGATCCAAGCCGTCTTATCGGAGTTTGTCCGCCTGAACCCCAAAGCTTGGGCTGCCCTCGTCTCCTCCTGGTCCATCGACCTGATGGGGCAGCTGAGTAGCAAATACGCCGGGCGGCACGACGTACCCCACGCCAGCAGCCTGAACGAACTGTTGCAGTTGTGGATGTCTTGTAAAGCCACCCGCGTTCTGATGGAGATTTACACCCAGTGCCTCTCCTCCATGATTaacacctgcccggatgcttgcGTCGACGCGCTGTTGGACACGTCCGTCCAGCATTCGCCTCACTTCGATTGGGTGGTGGCCCACATCGGCTCCTCCTTCCCCAACACCATCATCAACCGGGTCCTCTCCTGCGGCTTGAAGGACTTCTGCGTGCACGGGACGGCGTCGTCCGATCTCCTCCTGTTTCCCAGCTCTGCCGCAGCCGATAAGCGGGTGCCGAAGATCGCCTCGGTGGTCGGCATCCTCGGCCACTTGGCGTCGCGCCACTCGGAAAGCATCAAGCAGGAGTTGCTGAGGATGTTTCACAGGAGCCTGGGGCCCAGCCGGGACCAGCAGCAGAAGGCCACCGTCCCTTTCTTGCTGCAGCTGGCGGTCATGTCCCCCACTTTGCTGAGCACCATCTCCGCAGAGCTGGTGGAGTCACTCAAGCCTGCCGTCCTcaaccagctgcaccagcacttTGCGGCGCTGCCTCGGGACGAGCTGGAGAACATGGTCAGCATCGTGGTGCACCTCATCTGCCAGACGTCGGGAGGAGCCTACCGTACTTTGCAGTTCCTCGTCAACACCGCCATGCCGGCCTCAGTCATCACTACCCCGGGCCTGGCGGTCCACGACAGCGTGCGGGAAGCCTGCGACCGGGtgatccagctgctgctgctcaaCTTGCAGAAGCTGGTTTATAACCGGGGCTCGGCCAGCTTGGCGGAGGTCCCTCCTCGCCCGGTGCCGTTTTTGGATGACCTGAAGAACCACACGCAGGAGCTTTGCATGGAGACCCTGAAGCTGGAGAGGAAGCGGTTTCTCTGGCTGCATCAGCTGCTGGTCCTCCTCTCGGTTTACTCCACCCCCAGCTGTGCCAGCGAGGCCCTCTTCTACCTGCTGACCCTGGCCAAGAGCCAGGAGGAGCTGAGCCTCGCCACCCAACTCTACACCGTCCTCAGCTCCTGCATGACCGATCTGCTGGCCGCCCTGGTGAAGAAGTCCGTGCGCCAGCTGCACGCAGGCTTTCTCTCGGAGCAGCACATGGCGCAGCTCTTCCGCAACCTGGCCTTGATCCTGCAGTGGGAAGGAGAGAGCCCGGCCTCCATGGGCCGCCAGCTGGGCCAGGCCGTCTCCTCCCACGTCTACGACTTCGGGCAGCTGCTGCTACACAGCAACCCGGAGGTGGCCCAAGCCGCCGCCCTGCTCCTCTCCGTCTGCCCCATGCCCAGGGCCATCCGGCCGGCCCACCTGCTGTTCCTCATCCGTTCGTCCGTGCATCACTTCTTCTCGGTTTTGCGGGAGAAATCTCCGGCGGGCATCAGCTATGCAAGCCGGCTCCTCTGCGGCCTGAGTGGCGCTTCCCCCACAGCCAGCAAGGCCATTTTGCAATACCTGGTGGAAGGCGCCCTGCACCAGGGCAACGCGGAGCTTTTCGGGGGCACAGTGGAGCCCCCTGCCGCCAGGAACGACGTCACACTGGAGGCCACCAAGCTGTCCCTCCTGGACATCAACCGGCGCTTCATGGCGGCCGTGAACTTCTCCGGCAGCGTCTGGTCTGTGTTCCACGCGGGAGTGATCGGCCGGGGCCTGAAACCGCCCCAGGCGTCGCACCGGCAAGAACCCGAACAGATCTCCCATAACGTCCAGGTTTTTTTGAGCCTCTTGCTGAGGTGCTGCGGGGCAGGGCGCTCGGGACCCTCCGAGCTGCCCCGGGGCAACGCCATCAGCCCCGAGGCGGCCAAGACGGTCGCGGTGGTGCTGGTGGAGACGGTGTGCCCGGATGTGACCAACAGCGAGCTGGCGTGGCCCCCCGAGGAGCACACCCGCAACACCGTGGAACGGGACATCCGGATCGGGCGCTCCTTCCGCGACAACCCTTTGCTTTTCCAGCTCTTGAAGCTGGTGGCCGTCGGGAGGCCGGCTTTGTGTTACTGCTCCGTCTTGCTCCGGGGCCTGATGGCCACGCTCATGGCTCATTGGGAGGCCTGCCGGGAGAACGACACCACCAGCTTCCCCTGGCCCCTGCAGGCCTCCTGCGCGCTGGTGGCCTGCATGGGGGAAGGCCACCTTCTGCCCCCCGTCCTGAGCAACATGCACGAGATCTTCGACCAGCTGGCTCCTTTTGAGGTCCACCTGCTCCTTCTCAGTGTCTGGGACTACATGAGGGACAACAGCCCCCTGCCCCAAAAATTCAGCTTCGACGCCAGCACGGGCCTCTTCTTCCGGGACTTTTCCCGAGACACCGACGCGGGGAAATACCTCTACGTCTTGCACAGCGTCGTACATAAGAACATCGACCGGCTGGGGCTGCTCTCGGGGCGGTTCCACCCTTAG